The Coffea arabica cultivar ET-39 chromosome 10e, Coffea Arabica ET-39 HiFi, whole genome shotgun sequence region aattaagtaaagaacTGCAAAGCCTGCATTTGGGCGAGTAGAATTCGATGACAGTTGCCTCCTTTCCAGCAGCCAGGGCAGCTGCTAGCGCTCTCTGCTCAGCCTCCCCTTGCTCTTGCCAAGTCAAAATCTTCTTCTTTCTAATACCCTTTTCTTTGATTCCAGCCTGTAACTGGACTGGGATTTTAAGCAACTGATTTGGAGATTGTGATATGTTGTTGACGAAATCAAATGCCATGAAGCCAAGGTTACGAAAAGATTTAAATAGCCAAGGGGTATCGAACTGGCAGCCAGTGGAACTTTTCGGGTTTTGATGAGGGGTTATATCCCATGGCCGGTTCCAGCAAAATATATGGTGCTTCGGATTAGAACCCATCTTTATTCTTCAAAATGCAATCTTTTACGCTCTTACACCCTCATCAATAAGTCCCCGGAACATATTCCAACTTATCCTATAAGATAATACAATAAAACAACGGAGAACAAAGGATCAAGATTTGAAAAGAACCAGCTATAAGATACCACATAGAACCAAATCAAGTCCGCTAAAAAACGAgtaaccaagaaaaaaaaaatggaaacttGCATTCAAGATTGAATTGTCCCCCCACCACCCAACCCCCCCGGGGGggggcccaaaaaaaaaaatacccgaATGAATTTACAAGGTAAAGGTCGCACAAGACTCACAACAGATTGCTGCCTTTTTTACAACCCACCCTACCTTAAACAAAAAGTTTACAGAAACAAGTTCACAGTTTTTTACAGTAACAATTACTGTCAACTGGCAAAGAGAGCCTTCGAGCTCCTCCAGCTGTTTAAGAGATCACCAGGAAAACTAACAAATTCTAGGAAATCATAATAGTTTTCGATTAAGCATGTAGAAAGAACATTCGAATGAATTGTTttaccaaaaagaaaataaactacaAATTACCTCCCACAATCTGAGATAGGGCTGTAGGATGGCGTGGGGGTGGAGGAACGAACTGAGTTTGGGCGGAAATGGCTAACTAGAGAATGAATGGGGACTCGAATTGGGctctatagttttgttttctgcaACTATGATACCAGTCTTGAAAAGGAAATTTGGGTAGTTTCTGTCAAATCATAAAAGCCTGCGTCCAACCATTTCAGGTATAGGCTGAGAAAATGGGATTTGGGCTAATTTACAAACTTTCCTCACGGACCGCACTTGGTCGAGATCCTTGAAACTTTTCTTCtccatcttcttttttttgcccCGAACAtagtaaaaagaattttaaacAGAACAAATACCACATCCTAGtcatttgtctttttttttaaaagcaaGGACAGAGTTATTGAAAGTCTACAAAAATATGATCATCGATAATTGAAAGGTTGAAATCAGCAAAAATTCTTAAATgtgtttctcttcttcttcttctccttatTAAGCTACTGCCTAAATTGATGATGCATTAGTAGATTTCTTTATCGACACTCatttaatatttcaaaaacaaaaatcaacaaaatcgGTTAAAATTGGGAAAGATTTAATGCAGAATAatggcttcattttttcttaattttgcaAATTCATCATATTTTCTCAATTGAAGTAGAAAAGTGAAGAAAGAGTCGTAGCATTATGGGAAAACCAATTGGCAAAATAAAGAAAGGAAGAtaaagtaaaaaggaaaatgagacTGAt contains the following coding sequences:
- the LOC113711150 gene encoding uncharacterized protein — protein: MGSNPKHHIFCWNRPWDITPHQNPKSSTGCQFDTPWLFKSFRNLGFMAFDFVNNISQSPNQLLKIPVQLQAGIKEKGIRKKKILTWQEQGEAEQRALAAALAAGKEATVIEFYSPKCRLCSSLLNFVQEVENRNSDWLNIVMADAENDKWFPELLYYDIKYVPCFVLLDKHGRALAKTGVPSSRLHVVAGVSHLLKMKRPSN